One Etheostoma cragini isolate CJK2018 chromosome 19, CSU_Ecrag_1.0, whole genome shotgun sequence DNA segment encodes these proteins:
- the LOC117934875 gene encoding uncharacterized protein LOC117934875 translates to MTPPSFALYVSCLLLGKMADTTALKVSSSLRFASLSVGEDLTLECFYQDDSVAVMFYWYKQTMGQTPQLVSKFYKHNKNASLNDEFKNDPRFEVETTTGRNHLKISGVRISDSATYYCVSGYSYVYEFTGGTIIHVEGSGLKVPATVHQSASESIQPGGSVTLNCTVHTGTCGEEHSVYWFKKSEESQPGLIYTHGGRTDQCERKPNTQTHTCVYKLPMKSLNLSNAGTYYCAVASCGHILFGDGTYLEFKYDEESVVLVYILSGALAFTTILSVSLVYTLYKTNSCRCTESQARSSTASARDTEVNNLHYVAFRVNKANRATRQQTDDTLTECVYSSVRQ, encoded by the exons ATGACGCCTCCATCGTTTGCTTTGTACGTCTCATGTCTGCTCTTGGGGAAGATGG CAGATACCACAGCTCTTAAAGTATCATCATCTTTACGTTTCGCATCACTTAGCGTCGGTGAAGACCTGACATTGgaatgcttctaccaagatgaTAGTGTAGCGGTGATGTTTTACTGGTACAAACAAACTATGGGACAGACACCACAGCTTGTGTCTAAATTCTATAAGCACAACAAAAATGCATCTTTGAATGATGAATTTAAAAACGATCCACGCTTTGAAGTGGAAACTACCACTGGTAGAAATCACTTAAAGATCTCAGGCGTGCGGATTTCAGACTCAGCTACTTATTACTGTGTAAGTGGCTATTCATACGTGTATGAATTCACTGGGGGCACTATAATCCACGTAGAAGGTTCAGGTTTGAAGGTCCCAGCTACGGTCCACCAGTCAGCGTCTGAGAGCATCCAGCCAGGAGGCTCTGTGACTCTcaactgtacagtacacactggGACCTGTGGTGAAGAACACAGTGTTTACTGGTTCAAGAAGTCGGAAGAATCTCAGCCAGGACTCATTTACACCCATGGAGGCAGGACTGATCAGTGTGAGAGGAaacccaacacacaaacacacacctgtgtctACAAGCTGCCGATGAAGAGTCTGAATCTTTCTAATGCTGGGACCTACTACTGTGCTGTTGCCTCATGTGGACACATTCTGTTTGGAGACGGGACCTATCTGGAGTTTAAAT ATGATGAAGAATCTGTTGTCTTGGTGTATATCTTGAGTGGAGCTTTGGCATTCACCACCATCCTGAGTGTTTCCTTGGTTTACACACTGTACAAGACAAACAGCTGCCGGTGCACAG AGTCCCAAGCTAGATCCTCCACTGCCTCGGCTCGCGATACAGAGGTGa ACAACCTCCATTATGTTGCTTTCAGGGTGAACAAGGCCAACAGAGCAACAAGGCAGCAGACAGACGACACCTTGACTGAATGTGTGTACTCCAGTGTAAGGCAGTAG
- the LOC117934815 gene encoding uncharacterized protein LOC117934815, with the protein MLLEVMSLFIFLLLLIEICEAVNKTSGITQDSGVITAKVGEDVTLKCFCQDDAVTFLSWYQQSLEGKPLIISSRMKQNTEASISPAYKERFKVLAQSEEGSNHLMIKDLRLSDSATYYCGILEFHAVEFGQGAFLHVKTRQSNIHAVVNQPAVEPLRLGDSVNLSCTVNAGACAGEQNLYWFRQGGAQSAVMYHSGGQCDQLSNEESNKTCTSNLALKSVSSTDAGMYYCALASCGDIVFGSGTRVEIKIVPLLLVNSLIVALAVSIIMVLVLAFLMYKLKKKLCSVCKGSVTHLACPVAPDAMNQDADVLHYAALDLNRTRERHHCREHTTESVCVYSRINSRIK; encoded by the exons ATGTTACTTGAAGTGAtgtcacttttcatttttctcttgcTTCTCATTGAAATCT GTGAGGCTGTTAACAAGACCTCAGGTATAACTCAGGACAGTGGAGTCATAACAGCTAAAGTTGGGGAGGATGTGActttaaaatgcttttgtcaGGATGATGCTGTAACTTTCCTCTCTTGGTACCAGCAAAGCTTGGAAGGCAAACCTCTTATCATATCATCTCGGATGAAGCAAAACACAGAAGCGTCCATCTCCCCTGCGTATAAAGAAAGGTTTAAGGTCTTAGCACAAAGTGAAGAAGGCAGCAATCATCTCATGATTAAAGATCTTCGCTTGTCGGATTCGGCAACGTATTACTGTGGGATTTTAGAATTCCACGCAGTCGAATTCGGACAAGGAGCTTTCCTTCATGTGAAAACACGACAGTCCAACATCCATGCTGTGGTCAATCAGCCAGCAGTGGAGCCACTCCGGTTGGGAGACTCAGTGAATTTGAGCTGTACGGTGAACGCTGGAGCATGTGCAGGGGAGCAGAACCTCTACTGGTTCAGACAAGGAGGGGCTCAGTCTGCAGTCATGTATCACAGTGGGGGGCAGTGTGACCAGCTCTCCAATGAAGAGTCTAACAAGACCTGCACTTCCAACCTTGCTTTAAAGTCTGTGAGCTCCACCGATGCCGGGATGTACTACTGTGCTCTGGCCTCTTGCGGGGACATTGTGTTTGGAAGTGGAACGAGAGTGGAGATTAAAA TAGTCCCCCTTCTCTTGGTTAATAGCCTGATTGTGGCATTGGCAGTGTCCATTATCATGGTTCTTGTCTTGGCTTTCCTCATGTACAAGTTGAAAAAGAAGTTATGCTCTGTCTGCAAAG GATCTGTCACTCATCTGGCATGTCCTGTAGCACCTGACGCCATG AACCAAGATGCAGACGTTCTCCATTATGCTGCTCTGGACCTGAACAGAACCAGAGAACGCCACCACTGCCGCGAGCATACCACGGAGAGCGTTTGTGTTTACTCAAGAATAAACAGCAGGATAAAGTAA